The Candidatus Thermoplasmatota archaeon genome contains the following window.
CATGCCCAAATGAGATACCACTCATGGATGTTTTTATACCAGTTGCTGAGAACGCGCAGAAAGAATTCGAATATGCCCCAGGCAGAGATTTAGAAGAAAAGATACCCATGATTGTTTACAAAGAAGATGAGTTCACTGAGGTTGGAGAAAAATAGTATGAGTGCTATCGACTCAAGAAAACTTGACCACAACTTCAAATTCCAAATTGCAAAGGAAGAAGGCGGAGAAGGTATCTTGAAATGTTTCGCATGCGGTTCTTGCACTGCTCGTTGCCCAGAGATGGACGTGAAACCAGAATGGAACCCACGTGTGATTATAAGAAAAGCTTTGCTTGGTTTGAAAGACGAGGTTTTATCAAGCGAGTTTTTCTGGATATGTAGCGCGCATTATCGCTGCCTAGAAAAATGTCCTCAAAAAGTTAATGTTAAAGGTGTTATGAACGCTGTAAGAAACGAAAGACTGCTTGAGGAACAAAATGAGGATATTACTGGTAAAAAAACGAATAAATATCTTGATATGAGCTTCAAGTACAAGATAACAAACAACGAGTCAGGTAAAGATTTGTATGAGTGCTTCTCATGTGGAACCTGCACAGCTGGTTGCCCAGAGCGAGAACTTGACCCTTTATATTCACCACGCAAAGTCATAAAAAATGTTTTATTAGGAATGAAAGAACCTGTTTTCTCAAATAAATTTGTTGAAATCTGTTCTTCACATCATCGCTGCCTAACCCAATGCCCGCAAGGGGTTGAGATACCGAAGCTGATGAACGCAATCAAAAACATTGCGATAAAACAGGGTTATCAAAGAAAAACAAAGTAGGTTGTTATGACAAAAAAAACTGATGTTGTTGGATCGGTTGCAGTTGTCGGCGGGGGCATAGCCGGTGTTCAAGCAGCATTGGACCTGGCAGACATGGGATTCAAAGTCTATGTGTTAGAGAAAACACCAACAATCGGTGGAATAATGGCACAACTTGACAAAACATTCCCAACAAACGACTGTTCGATGTGTATACTTTCACCGAAACTAGTTGATTGCGCTCGACATGAAAATATAGAGATATATACAAACGCTGAAGTTCAAAGTATAGCAGGTAACCCAGGTAATTTTACATTAAATGTTTTGAAAAAACCTAGATATATAGATATAGAGAAATGTACCTCTTGTGGTAGCTGCGAAGCTGTTTGTCCAATATCATTACCTAATGCTTTTGAATATGGTCTCACCAAACGCAAGGCAATCTACAAACCTTTTCCGCAAGCTATACCAAATGCTTACGTTATCGATAAAGAAGGCGATGGTAAACACCGTGGTTGCGTTGATTGCATGCGATGCGTGAAAGAATGCAAATCAG
Protein-coding sequences here:
- a CDS encoding 4Fe-4S dicluster domain-containing protein; the encoded protein is MSAIDSRKLDHNFKFQIAKEEGGEGILKCFACGSCTARCPEMDVKPEWNPRVIIRKALLGLKDEVLSSEFFWICSAHYRCLEKCPQKVNVKGVMNAVRNERLLEEQNEDITGKKTNKYLDMSFKYKITNNESGKDLYECFSCGTCTAGCPERELDPLYSPRKVIKNVLLGMKEPVFSNKFVEICSSHHRCLTQCPQGVEIPKLMNAIKNIAIKQGYQRKTK